Genomic window (Gopherus evgoodei ecotype Sinaloan lineage unplaced genomic scaffold, rGopEvg1_v1.p scaffold_71_arrow_ctg1, whole genome shotgun sequence):
ggtttgtgggtgcagaggagggggtttggggtgctgggggcggggtgcatagggggcaggggagggggtttggggtgctaaggggcaggactggggggtgGGTGTTTGAGGGCGCGCAGGGCCGATCAGCCGGACGGGGGCGTGTCCGGGGGGGGTCACTTGGGCCCGCCCCCAGGCCCGCCCCAGCTGGTCGGGGAGCCGCAGGAAGGGCGGTTCTGGGTCAGCTGATCCCGGGTCCACCCAGCGCCGGGCCGCGGGCGCCGCTGGCCGAGGGGGGGTGTTTGGGGGCCCGAGTCCCGCGCGGCGCTGCCCGCCCCCTTCCTGCGGCCGGGGCCGGGGTCCGGGTCCCCTGGGGGAGGCGCCCCCGGCCATGAGCCCCTGAGCCGCGGCCCCTGCGCCAGGCAGCTCCCGGCCGGGACTTTGCCCGCAGcccgcgggccgggccgggcctgaCCGGACAGGGGGagggaccggaccggaccggcgGGCGAATGGCTGGCAAGGACTATGACCATCTCTTCAAGCTGCTCATCATCGGGGACTCGGGTAGGGGCGTGCCCCCCTtcccggaccccccccccccgcttctcctgtgcccccttccccgccccccttcccctgctccccctggCGCGATGCCCCCTGTGTGCCCCCTTCCcggccccccccccgcttcccctgctccccctggCGCGATGCCCCCTGTGTGCCCCCTTCCcggccccccccccgcttcccctgctccccctggCGCGATGCCCCCTGTGTGCCCCCTTCCCGGCCCCCCCCGCTTCCCCTGCTCTCCCTGGCTCGATCCCCTCTgggcccccttcccctgccttgtcctccccttcccccggcCCACCCTGGCGCGATCCCTCCCGCCCCCTCCCGGCGTGTTTCCCCCGCCTCCGGGCCCCCTTTGTCTGCCGCCTCCTGCCCTTCTTCTCGCTTCCCCGCTCCGTGTCTCTGGTTCCTTCTTTCCTCCCAGCTTCtcttcgccccccccccctcctggtGCCTCTGGGGAAGATTCTCCCCCCCCATCTTCCGCCCCCCCAGTTCCTTCCTCGTCCCCTAGTTTCTCTCCCTCGCTCCATGTTCTTCCCTCTCCcggctctgtccctgccccccccccccccccgtgtcatTTCTCTTCTGTCCGGCCCGTCTCCTGcccacctcccccccagcccccccactgtGTCCGCCCCCTCCGccgcctcttcccttcccagcgctccagcccccccaccctgcgGCCTAGGGGCGAgagcgggggctgggaggcaggactcctgggttctttcccagctctgtgaaCGTGGACATTTCCCTgcacatctgtgcctcagtttacccatgaGTGCTCTGGGGGTAAATAGACCCCCCCATTTGAAATGCATCGAGCTCGACCCCTGTATAACGGGGGGgggttttctccctcccccttttcaTTCCTCCTCTTTCTACCTCCTCCCTGTCTGTCCCTCTGGGGTGTGCCCTGGTGTTGTGCGTGGGGGGATCCCCCAGATCTCAGCCGGTTCCCTGCCCTGGCCGCCCTCGGGCGAGGTTTCTAACGGAGTGGTGCTCGGGAGGGGAGCTgccccggatgcctgggtcccagtTTCTCCCCACCTGGTGAGGCCTGgcaggctgtgggggtggggagaggtgcagCTGTTCCCTTCAGtccacccaccccctccctccagagcagctggggctgagagaggccaagacccaggactcctgggttctgtcccggttctgggaggggagtggggtctggtgggtcagagcgggggggctgggagccaggactcctgggttctctccccagttttgggaggggagtggggtctggtgggtcagagcaggggggctgggagccaggactcctgggttctctcccggttctgggaggggagtgggggctagtgggttcgagcgggggggggggggggggctgggagccaggactcctgggttctgtcccggttctgggaggggggtggggtctggtgggtcagagcgggggggctgggagccaggactcctgggttctgtcccggttctgggaggggagtggggtctggtgcgtcagagcggggggggggggctgggagccaggactcctgggttctgtcccggttctgggaggggagtggggtctggtgggtcagagcgggggggctgggagccaggactcctgggttctgtcccggttctgggaggggagtggggtctggtgggtcagagcggtggggctgggagccaggactcctgggttctgtcccggttctgggagaggagtgggggctagtgggttcgagcggggggggggggctgggagccaggactcctgggttctgtcccggttctgggaggggagtgggggctagtgggttcgagcggggggggggggctgggagccaggactcctgggttctctccccagttttgggaggggagtggggtctggtgggtcagagcaggggggctgggagccaggactcctgggttctgtcccggttctgggaggggagtggggtctggtgggtcagagcggtggggctgggagccaggactcctgggttctgtcccggttctgggagaggagtgggggctagtgggttcgagcgggggggggggggctgggagccaggactcctgggttctgtcccggttctgggaggggagtgggggctagtgggttcgagcggggggggggctgggagccaggactcctgggttctctccccagttttgggaggggagtggggtctggtgggtcagagcaggggggctgggagccaggactcctgggttctgtcccggttctgggaggggagtggggtctggtgcgtcagagcgggggcggggggggctgggagccaggactcctgggttctgtcccggctctgggaggggagtgggggctggtgggtcagagcggggggggctgggagccaggactcctgggttctctctgggagatggggtgagggtgacactCCCTGGGTAAACACCCCgggtggctctgggaggggagtggttggTGTCTGTTTGTGTTGTGGGTGCGGCAGGTCGCTCTGGGACCAGGTTGGGGGGGGTCTTGGCTGCTCCCCCTAACCAGCCCTTTCTCCCcacaggggtggggaagagcagcCTCCTCCTGCGGTTTGCAGATAACACGTTCTCCGGTATgtacccccccccagcctggctgcccccctcaggtccccagcctccttccctcactgccccccaaactcctctgCTCCCCGATTCCTCTCCCCACTTCACCCCAACCCCaaatcctccctcttcccccccatggGCCCTGTGGTTCTTGGGGGTCCCTTCCGGGTGCTTGTGGGGGTCCTGTGGGGTTCACATCTGGGCTGGAGCGACTGCAGTCCTggctctgagcccctctccctgggATGGACCCCACTGGGGGGGCACTGTTGGGTCTGGGGGTGTCTCAGGGGCTGGATCCTCACAGAGCCCTGTGACCCCCTCGGCAGGATGCATCATTCGTCTGTTTCTccgttttctccttcctcccttttctccttccctttcccggtTCCTCTCCGCTTccggcccccgccccccgcaggcAGCTACATCACCACCATCGGCGTCGATTTCAAAATCCGGACCGTGGTGATCAACGGCGAGCGGGTCAAGCTGCAGATCTGGGACACGGCGGGACAGGAGCGATTCCGCACCATCACCTCCACGTgagccggacgcctgggtcccatggggggggaggggtcagtgatTAGAGGGGGGAGAGGGCCttaagccaggactcctgggttctctcctggctatgggaggggagtgggggctggtggttagagcggggggggggggcctgggagccaggactcctgggttctctccgcggctctgggaggggagtgggggcttgtTGATTactcggacgcctgggtcccatggcgtgtctccccctcccccccggggcaGGTATTACCGTAACACCCACGGCGTCATCATCGTCTACGATGTGACGAACCCCGAATCCTTCGTCAACATCAAGCGCTGGCTGCACGAGATTGGGCAGAACTGTGACAGCGTCTGCAAGGTGCTGGGTGAGTCTGgggtccccctcagcccccctggggtcccctcctcccccgcagcatCTGCAAGGTGCTGGGTGAGTCTGgggtccccctcagcccccctggggtcccctcctcccccgcagcgTCTGCAAGGTGCTGGGTGAGTCTGgggtccccctcagcccccctggGGTCCCCTCTTCCCCCGCAGCGTCTGCAAGGTGCTGGGTGAGTCTGgggtccccctcagcccccctggGGTCCCCTCTTCCCCCGCAGCGTCTGCAAGGTGCTGGGTGAGTCTGgggtccccctcagcccccctggGGTCCCCTCTTCCCCCGCAGCGTCTGCAAGGTGCTGGGTGAGTCTGGGGTCCCCATTTAGCCCAACCCAGGGTCCCCCCTTTCCCTGCAGTGTCTGCAAGGTGCTGGGTGAGCCTGgggtccccctcagccccccaacaCTGCCCTCCCCTAGGGGATCTGTCCCTTGCCCCCCATCCCCCTACCCCAGGGGACTCTGGGTTAACCCCTGGGGCCCGACCCCGTGTCTGACCCTGCCCCACGTCCCCGCAGTGGGGAACAAG
Coding sequences:
- the LOC115643813 gene encoding ras-related protein Rab-35-like; its protein translation is MAGKDYDHLFKLLIIGDSGVGKSSLLLRFADNTFSGSYITTIGVDFKIRTVVINGERVKLQIWDTAGQERFRTITSTYYRNTHGVIIVYDVTNPESFVNIKRWLHEIGQNCDSVCKVLVGNKCEDPARRQVETADARRFSDQMGVRLFETSAKENLNVEEMFNAVTAMVLRTKQENLARLQHPEVVKINRPKKKPPVKKCC